From the uncultured Trichococcus sp. genome, one window contains:
- a CDS encoding YfhO family protein, whose translation MLKRFTTLSPQKNMLFLSSLLPLFVLAVIYATMGVYPFGNSTLLTVDLGQQYVDFFSYYRTTLLSDPSAIFFSFTKSFGGEMLGLWAYYLMSPFNLIFLLFPQSQLPLAVTLLILMKVSASGLTFAHLLISRFEGKGLLVPSFALSYALMGYVIVNQLNVMWLDGLVFLPLIILGLEKLLSGESGLSYSFFLGVMLISNYYIGFMICVFLVFYYFFAFSRQEVAGPKTHLRHFFTQSARFIGYSLLGAGFGSVLLIPTFYSLLGSKASYANSLIDWSFAYDPFEVVSKFYIGAFNFDQMPSGHPNLFIGTVALTAYIYYFVHPAFSKKERFTSFALTVLFFLAMNVQFLNKIWHAGQYPIWYPYRFSFAVCFFFLLNGFRALRSYRPFPFALACCLLIANAATAIYVLKKDFEFLEPVQVLITAIISVLVLVLLMFRDKPRKWLTYALLFVVTAEMTANAAIDLFRLGYVKQDEFADYQTNLNTMLADVRTPADTFYRIEKTFQRSKNDSFQANYAGINHFSSTFEKEIPALFGSLGFPDGNGFIVYSTGTLFTDALFGVKYFIQDKKLPETFYDLNDGVYRLNRNSTRPDLTQYSLFSETDRSSTYKNPYALSLAFGVSDSVLDLDPIEDQPILMQEQLLDAFNNQESIEPYFSLRPFDSNVFQNVTSAAEDAQNTTYYRSVDGAISRIEFQFTPASDNPYYLILDAGIDDDNATLYVDNLKLDYYTTYRNDQVINIASNQQGENITFTIELREDSIRVQDLKLYELNKALFEETIAARQAEGMTIDSFSQTHITGSVTIGAEDEVLLTTIPYSEGWEVTIDGETAETTTALNGLLAVPISPGKHTIALTYRSPYLMTGLSITGASITGAFLLKKYRKKK comes from the coding sequence ATGCTGAAGCGTTTCACAACTCTATCCCCGCAGAAAAATATGCTTTTCCTTTCATCCTTACTGCCTTTATTTGTGCTGGCTGTCATTTATGCAACCATGGGCGTTTATCCTTTCGGCAACAGCACATTGCTGACTGTGGATCTAGGCCAGCAATATGTGGATTTTTTCAGCTATTACCGCACAACCTTGTTATCCGATCCTTCCGCCATTTTCTTTTCATTCACTAAGTCATTCGGTGGAGAGATGTTGGGGTTGTGGGCTTATTATCTGATGAGTCCGTTCAACCTCATTTTTCTGCTGTTTCCGCAGTCCCAATTGCCTTTGGCGGTGACCCTCTTGATCCTGATGAAGGTTTCGGCTTCAGGTTTGACTTTTGCTCATCTGCTGATTTCCCGTTTCGAGGGCAAAGGCTTGTTGGTTCCGTCCTTCGCATTGAGTTATGCCTTGATGGGTTACGTCATCGTCAACCAATTGAATGTCATGTGGCTGGATGGGCTCGTCTTCCTGCCCCTGATCATTCTGGGTCTGGAAAAACTGCTGTCGGGTGAGAGCGGCCTTTCCTACAGCTTCTTTCTCGGAGTGATGCTGATTTCCAATTATTACATCGGCTTCATGATCTGTGTTTTTTTGGTCTTCTATTACTTTTTTGCATTTTCCAGACAAGAAGTTGCCGGCCCGAAGACGCACCTAAGGCACTTTTTCACCCAATCGGCTCGTTTCATCGGCTATTCTTTGCTGGGGGCTGGCTTTGGCTCCGTTTTGCTGATCCCCACTTTTTACTCGCTTTTGGGCAGCAAAGCAAGCTATGCCAACAGCCTGATCGATTGGAGTTTCGCCTATGATCCTTTTGAAGTCGTTTCGAAGTTTTACATCGGTGCGTTCAATTTCGATCAGATGCCAAGCGGACATCCGAATCTCTTCATCGGCACTGTCGCCTTGACTGCGTACATCTATTATTTTGTTCATCCCGCCTTCTCAAAAAAAGAACGATTCACCTCGTTTGCGCTGACCGTCCTCTTTTTTTTGGCGATGAATGTCCAGTTTCTTAACAAAATCTGGCATGCCGGACAATATCCGATCTGGTACCCTTACCGTTTTTCGTTCGCTGTTTGTTTTTTTTTCCTGTTGAACGGCTTCCGGGCCTTGCGCTCCTATCGCCCGTTTCCCTTTGCGCTGGCGTGCTGTCTTTTGATCGCGAATGCAGCCACCGCCATCTACGTCCTGAAAAAGGATTTTGAATTTCTTGAGCCAGTCCAAGTATTGATAACGGCAATCATTTCTGTCCTTGTGTTGGTGTTGCTGATGTTCAGGGATAAGCCCAGAAAATGGCTGACCTACGCTTTACTTTTCGTGGTCACCGCAGAGATGACGGCGAATGCAGCCATCGACCTGTTTCGGTTGGGCTACGTCAAGCAGGACGAATTCGCCGATTATCAAACGAATCTGAATACGATGCTGGCTGATGTGCGGACACCTGCAGATACCTTCTACCGGATCGAAAAAACGTTCCAACGTTCCAAAAACGACAGTTTCCAAGCCAATTATGCAGGAATCAATCATTTCAGTTCCACTTTCGAAAAGGAAATCCCCGCCTTGTTCGGATCACTGGGCTTTCCGGACGGGAACGGCTTTATCGTATATTCAACCGGGACTTTGTTTACGGATGCACTTTTCGGCGTGAAGTATTTCATCCAGGACAAGAAGTTGCCGGAAACCTTTTATGACCTCAATGACGGCGTGTACCGGTTGAACCGCAACTCCACCCGTCCGGACCTGACCCAGTACAGTCTTTTTTCCGAAACGGACAGATCCTCCACCTACAAAAATCCCTACGCGTTGTCATTGGCATTCGGGGTTTCCGACAGTGTATTGGATCTCGATCCGATCGAGGATCAGCCCATATTGATGCAGGAACAGCTATTGGATGCCTTCAACAATCAGGAAAGCATCGAACCTTACTTCTCCTTGCGTCCGTTCGATTCCAATGTCTTCCAGAATGTCACATCCGCTGCTGAGGATGCCCAGAACACAACCTACTATCGGTCGGTTGATGGGGCAATCTCCAGGATTGAATTCCAGTTCACGCCTGCCAGCGACAATCCGTATTATCTGATTCTGGATGCGGGCATCGACGACGATAACGCAACCCTTTATGTGGATAATCTGAAGTTGGATTATTATACGACCTACCGGAACGATCAGGTCATCAACATCGCAAGCAACCAGCAGGGTGAGAACATCACCTTCACGATCGAACTGCGCGAGGACTCGATACGGGTTCAGGACCTGAAACTTTACGAACTGAATAAAGCTCTGTTCGAGGAAACCATTGCTGCGCGGCAGGCGGAAGGCATGACGATTGACTCTTTCAGCCAGACGCACATCACAGGGTCGGTCACGATTGGGGCTGAAGATGAGGTACTGCTGACGACGATTCCCTACAGCGAGGGCTGGGAAGTGACGATTGATGGCGAAACGGCCGAAACAACAACCGCTCTGAATGGCTTGCTGGCGGTTCCGATCAGCCCAGGCAAACATACAATCGCACTGACGTACCGCAGCCCTTATCTGATGACCGGGCTGTCAATCACGGGTGCATCAATCACTGGTGCGTTTTTATTGAAGAAATATCGTAAAAAGAAATGA
- a CDS encoding penicillin-binding protein 2, producing the protein MEDNTQSKRKRKSHIPFRLNLLFFIVFSLFSAVIFRLGYLQIVRGDEFEAIVKRTETTLVTESVPRGLIYDRDGNILVGNEPQHSITYTRGANTTAKEMAKVASSLAGLMNVSIEELTERDLKDYWMAVNNEVMLERLSDDEKLLPGSELYKVELEKVTAADIAYSDEEKEIAAIFKRMNSAYALSTTSIKNKDVSDEELARVSENLSGLSGVDVATDWVRIYPESDLLKSILGGVTSEKIGLPSDKVATYLAKGYARNDRVGNSYLEQEYESVLSGTKSQWETITDQSGEVVTREESYEGKAGDNLVLTIDIDFQKEIEQIATDFLNSNVDSYNDRIYIVASDPNTGEILGMTGKQRSTANEIVDDALGVINSSYGMGSAVKGAMVLTGYMSGVISTDNNVLVDEPLQFQGSKLKKSVFNPYVGNQVAINDIEALARSSNIYMIKLAMLMGGQSSYESGGTLNISPDLIDELRSYFAQFGLGVKTGIDLPNEGNGLTGFSQAAVNVVDQSFGQYDLYTTLQLSQYINTIANGGTRYAPQLVSEIRSTDANGSLGALETTLETKVMNQVDVDAEAMERVQQGFYQVTHSTDGTAYSTFGKDPNNVAAKTGTAEAFYDGNNESLKNESVFNSTFVGYAPFDNPEITITVVVPYLRSETGRATPIAKKVFDAYFKTGDYATPAE; encoded by the coding sequence TTGGAAGATAATACCCAAAGCAAAAGAAAGAGAAAATCGCATATCCCGTTTCGCTTGAACCTGCTCTTTTTTATTGTGTTCTCGCTGTTTTCCGCGGTGATATTCCGCCTGGGATACCTGCAGATCGTTCGCGGAGATGAATTCGAAGCCATCGTGAAACGCACCGAAACGACACTTGTGACGGAATCAGTGCCGCGCGGTTTGATATATGACAGAGACGGCAACATACTTGTAGGCAACGAGCCGCAGCATTCCATAACTTATACCAGAGGAGCCAATACGACGGCCAAGGAAATGGCGAAGGTCGCCTCTTCATTGGCAGGTTTGATGAACGTCAGCATTGAAGAACTGACAGAGCGAGACCTGAAGGATTACTGGATGGCCGTGAACAACGAAGTCATGTTGGAACGCCTTTCGGACGATGAAAAGCTGTTGCCGGGTTCCGAATTGTATAAAGTGGAGCTCGAAAAAGTAACGGCGGCAGATATCGCCTATTCAGATGAAGAAAAAGAGATTGCCGCTATTTTCAAGCGGATGAACAGCGCGTATGCTTTGTCGACCACGAGCATAAAAAATAAAGACGTTTCGGATGAAGAATTGGCACGAGTGAGCGAAAATCTGTCCGGTTTGTCCGGCGTGGATGTCGCGACTGATTGGGTCAGAATCTATCCGGAGTCCGACTTGTTGAAGAGCATTTTGGGTGGGGTGACCAGCGAAAAGATCGGTTTGCCGAGCGACAAAGTCGCCACTTATTTGGCCAAAGGCTACGCCAGGAACGACCGCGTCGGGAATTCCTACTTGGAGCAAGAATACGAGTCGGTGCTCTCGGGCACGAAATCACAATGGGAAACGATCACGGATCAATCAGGCGAGGTTGTGACGCGGGAAGAATCCTATGAAGGAAAAGCCGGGGATAACTTGGTCTTGACCATCGATATCGATTTTCAAAAGGAAATCGAACAGATTGCCACGGATTTCCTGAACAGCAACGTCGATTCCTATAACGACCGGATCTACATAGTGGCTTCGGATCCGAATACAGGAGAAATACTGGGCATGACCGGGAAGCAACGCTCGACAGCCAACGAAATTGTGGATGATGCACTGGGCGTCATCAATTCCAGCTACGGCATGGGTTCGGCTGTGAAGGGCGCGATGGTGCTGACCGGATACATGAGCGGCGTCATCAGCACGGACAACAATGTCCTCGTCGATGAACCTTTGCAATTCCAAGGTTCAAAACTGAAAAAATCAGTTTTCAACCCGTACGTCGGCAACCAAGTGGCCATCAACGACATCGAGGCGTTAGCCCGCTCATCGAATATTTACATGATCAAATTGGCGATGCTGATGGGGGGACAATCCAGCTATGAATCGGGAGGAACCTTGAATATTTCTCCAGATCTGATCGACGAGCTGCGCAGCTACTTTGCCCAGTTCGGCTTGGGTGTGAAGACGGGGATCGACTTGCCGAACGAAGGCAACGGACTGACCGGATTCAGCCAAGCGGCAGTTAACGTAGTCGACCAATCATTCGGACAGTACGATCTGTACACGACCCTGCAATTGTCGCAATACATCAATACCATCGCCAATGGCGGAACCCGCTACGCTCCGCAATTGGTTTCGGAAATCCGCAGCACGGATGCGAACGGATCGTTGGGGGCGCTGGAAACGACTTTGGAGACAAAAGTGATGAACCAGGTCGACGTCGACGCGGAAGCGATGGAGCGTGTCCAGCAAGGCTTTTACCAAGTGACCCACAGCACGGACGGAACGGCGTATTCGACATTCGGGAAAGATCCGAACAATGTCGCCGCCAAGACAGGTACGGCTGAGGCCTTCTACGACGGGAACAATGAGAGTCTGAAGAATGAAAGTGTCTTTAACTCCACCTTTGTCGGTTATGCGCCATTCGACAATCCGGAAATCACTATAACCGTCGTGGTCCCTTATCTCAGGTCGGAAACGGGCCGGGCCACTCCGATAGCCAAGAAAGTGTTTGATGCTTATTTCAAGACAGGGGATTACGCAACGCCAGCGGAATAA
- a CDS encoding DUF1295 domain-containing protein: MNAFLLSALALWIFFTIVFVGAQYLNNNSIVDSFWGPAFLLVAIVTFLTSDVLGVRAIALLTMVAVWALRLFLYITVRNWNKPEDYRYINMRKQWGTSFVRLKAYVNVFILQGVLAFAVSLPIIVTNTSANQELAPFHFVGIGLWIVGFLFETIGDAQLKRFKANPSNKGKLMMEGLWQYTRHPNYFGEAAMWWGIFIVALDGWGSLYMIISPIVMTLLLLFVSGVPLLEKKYADRDDFAAYSKQTNKFFPWFPK; the protein is encoded by the coding sequence ATGAATGCTTTTCTGTTAAGCGCTCTGGCGCTCTGGATCTTTTTTACGATCGTGTTCGTAGGTGCGCAATACCTGAACAATAATTCGATTGTGGACAGTTTTTGGGGACCGGCCTTCTTGCTGGTCGCGATCGTGACCTTCCTGACATCGGATGTCCTCGGGGTGCGGGCGATCGCGTTGTTGACGATGGTTGCAGTATGGGCTTTGCGTCTCTTTTTGTACATCACGGTCCGCAATTGGAACAAACCTGAAGATTACCGATACATCAACATGCGGAAACAATGGGGAACCTCTTTTGTGCGTCTGAAAGCTTACGTGAATGTCTTTATTTTGCAAGGGGTTTTGGCTTTTGCCGTATCTTTGCCGATCATCGTTACGAACACTTCGGCAAATCAGGAGTTGGCGCCGTTCCATTTTGTGGGCATCGGGTTATGGATTGTCGGATTTCTCTTCGAGACGATCGGGGACGCGCAACTCAAACGGTTCAAAGCCAATCCAAGCAACAAGGGCAAGCTGATGATGGAGGGTCTGTGGCAGTACACGCGCCATCCGAATTACTTTGGAGAGGCCGCGATGTGGTGGGGCATTTTCATCGTAGCTTTGGATGGATGGGGCAGCCTGTACATGATCATCAGTCCGATCGTCATGACGTTACTGCTGTTGTTCGTATCAGGTGTCCCGCTGCTTGAGAAGAAGTATGCAGACCGCGATGATTTCGCAGCTTATTCCAAACAGACAAATAAATTTTTCCCATGGTTCCCAAAATAA
- a CDS encoding DegV family protein — translation MMNISTLDSERLYNSFVSGAQEVIKNKNSLNEINVFPVADGDTGSNLSSTMHAIILEAKISGSVKETMNSIADAALTGARGNSGIIIAQYINGIFLSLMDEETITIPSFAETVKNAVPYAYQAISNPVEGTIITVIREWADAVYSHKDLSATFSELFSKSLITANKSLEATTSRLKVLQDSKVVDSGAKGFVYFLQGFATFLRTGKLDLEVGDESEDLAFNEELIHSQGEIRHRYCTEALLSADSIDLEALRAELTLYGDSLIVAGNNRKARIHIHANAPEQVFQVLRKKGVILQQKADDMIRQNESAFDRKYDIALITDSIADVPQAILDRYQVHMLPLNLNFDNTSYLDKVTMTPELFYPLLEEAIEYPKSSQPNPIVVEKYLETVLSHYDQVIIVTVAKEQSGTNSVFRNAVTKKLHEGKKIAVIDSKRNSGAEGLLVMKAAEMIAAETPFDEIVAAIEGLRDRTNIFVSVNNLKYMVRSGRLSKVSGMAAMSINLKPVVSIDAQGKGSIAEKAFSEKGNEKKLFRLLEQVNAQEKVSRYAIVHANNPEKAEAYRKRSVTLLGKEPEYIMNISTIVGMSAGVGTVAISYMCEEES, via the coding sequence ATGATGAATATTTCAACATTGGATAGCGAGAGGCTTTACAATTCTTTTGTGTCAGGCGCGCAGGAAGTCATAAAAAACAAAAACAGTCTGAATGAAATCAATGTATTTCCGGTCGCTGACGGGGATACCGGCAGCAACCTTTCTTCAACCATGCATGCGATCATTCTGGAGGCGAAAATCTCTGGATCCGTCAAGGAAACGATGAACAGCATAGCTGATGCGGCTTTGACGGGTGCCAGGGGCAATTCCGGCATCATCATTGCCCAATACATCAACGGGATTTTTCTCAGCCTGATGGATGAGGAAACGATAACCATTCCTTCGTTTGCGGAAACGGTCAAAAATGCGGTTCCTTATGCCTATCAGGCTATTTCCAATCCGGTGGAAGGAACAATCATCACCGTCATCCGTGAATGGGCGGATGCTGTGTACAGCCATAAAGATCTTTCGGCCACCTTCTCCGAATTGTTTTCAAAATCACTGATTACGGCCAACAAATCTTTGGAGGCGACGACCTCGCGTTTGAAAGTGCTGCAGGATTCGAAAGTCGTCGATTCCGGCGCGAAGGGGTTTGTCTACTTTCTGCAAGGATTTGCAACGTTTTTGCGCACCGGAAAGCTGGATCTGGAGGTCGGCGATGAATCGGAAGACCTTGCTTTCAATGAGGAACTGATCCATAGCCAAGGCGAGATACGCCATCGCTATTGTACCGAAGCGCTGTTGTCCGCGGATTCGATAGATCTGGAAGCGTTAAGAGCGGAACTGACACTCTACGGGGATTCCTTGATTGTGGCAGGCAACAACCGCAAAGCCAGGATCCATATCCATGCCAATGCGCCGGAGCAGGTGTTCCAGGTTTTGCGCAAAAAAGGCGTCATTCTGCAGCAGAAGGCGGACGATATGATCCGGCAGAACGAGTCGGCCTTTGACCGGAAATATGACATTGCACTGATTACGGACTCGATCGCAGACGTTCCGCAGGCAATACTCGACCGCTATCAAGTGCACATGTTGCCGCTCAACCTGAATTTTGACAACACTTCTTATCTCGATAAGGTGACGATGACCCCTGAACTTTTCTACCCCCTATTGGAAGAAGCCATCGAATACCCGAAAAGTTCGCAGCCGAATCCGATTGTTGTCGAGAAATATCTGGAAACGGTGCTCTCCCATTACGATCAAGTCATCATTGTGACTGTCGCGAAAGAGCAGAGCGGAACCAACAGCGTGTTCCGGAATGCCGTAACCAAAAAGCTGCACGAAGGCAAAAAAATCGCTGTGATCGATTCAAAACGGAATTCCGGGGCGGAAGGGTTGCTTGTCATGAAAGCTGCGGAAATGATCGCCGCAGAAACGCCTTTCGATGAAATCGTCGCAGCGATTGAAGGCTTGAGGGACCGGACAAATATCTTCGTCAGCGTCAACAACCTGAAATACATGGTGAGGTCCGGACGTCTAAGTAAAGTTTCAGGGATGGCAGCTATGTCGATCAATCTCAAGCCTGTCGTATCCATCGATGCGCAAGGCAAAGGTTCGATCGCCGAGAAGGCATTCAGCGAAAAAGGCAATGAAAAGAAACTGTTCAGATTGCTGGAACAAGTGAATGCGCAGGAGAAGGTTTCAAGGTATGCGATCGTGCATGCCAATAATCCCGAAAAAGCAGAAGCGTATCGTAAGCGCAGCGTCACCTTGCTTGGCAAGGAACCTGAGTACATCATGAACATCTCCACAATCGTCGGTATGAGTGCGGGGGTCGGCACTGTGGCGATTTCATATATGTGTGAGGAGGAATCGTAA